The genomic region TCCCTGACGGAGGTGGAGGTCACGGCCCCGGGCCTCGCCTGGACCCCGGCGGACGTGGCGTCGGCGGTAGCGGAGTTCGCGGCGCGCCTGTAGGGACCCGGCCGCGCCGGCCCCTGCCGGGGGCCCGGCGGGTCCGTGCGGCGGCACCCCGGACCCCGGGAGGCAGTGGTGCGAAACTCCGAATTACCGGGAAGTCAGCGGTTCCGGCCGGTCACGGCGATACCGTCCCTCCGTGGAATGACACGCGACCGTGCCCGGAGGAGACACCATGACCGCTCAGCCCACGTGGCAGAAGTCCTCGTTCTGCGGTGAGGGGGACGCCTGCGTCTACGTGTCCGCCGCGCCCGGCACCCTGGTGCGCGTCGCTGACCACGCCGACCCCGCGCACCTCGTGCTCGCCACGACCCAGGCCGCCTGGGCCGAATTCCTCCGCGCGGTCAAGGAGACCGGCTGAGGGATCCGCCGCGCCGACCCCGTTCACCCTCAGGGGTTTTTGTCCGATTAGCGCGTATCTTCAGCCTATGCCCACGCCCTACGGATCCCGCGGCGGCATGGCGTTCAGCGCCGCTGAACTGCACGTGCTCAGGCGCTCGCTCGCCCACGCCCTTCAGTCCTCCTCGGCCCCCCTCGCGGCCGAGGAGGTCCAGGACTGCCTGCGCCTCGCGCAGTCGGTGGACGACGTGGTCCAGGAGGCGGCCCGGCTCAGAGCCTTCCTCGCGGAGGATCTGGCCCGCTACCGGGGCGCTCTGCCCGGCAGTCTCTCCGGCTACCTGCAACTGCTGCAGGACGCCCTGGCCGCCGGGTACGAGCCCGTGCCCGACGACCTCGCCGCACTGCGCGCCCTGCGCGCCAACCCGGTCGCGGCCGCGCTGCTGGACCGCGCCCAGGCCGTCCTGGAGCGCTCCGTACGGCGGCGGCTGACGACCGCCCCCGCGCCCCGGACCCGGCTGCTGGCCCTGGCCGGGGGCAAGGACGGGCAGCCGGGCCGTCCGGCGCCCAGGCCCAAGGAGCAGCCCCGCCCCGAGCGGCCGGGGAAGCCCGAGCAGCCCGGGAAGCCCATCCCGACGCCCGGCGAGGTGTTCCCGCCGCGCCGCAAGCCCACCCCGCCCCCGGCGGCCGAGCGCACCGCCGTGTAGCTACGCTGATGGGCATGGACTACGTCTCCGCGCTCGTGCCCCCCGTCGTGATGGCCGGGTTCTTCATCGCTCTCGTCGTGACGATCGTGAAGAGCCAGGGCGGCGCCAACAAGGCCAAGGAGGACGCGGCGGTCGACGCCGTGATCGCCCGGGCCGAGGCCGCCCGCCAGCCCCAGAAGTAGAACCCTTCGGCTATCGGGCGCAGGGCCTCGGGCCCCGCGTCCGATTTTTTGCGCGTTGGCGGGTCGAATAGTCGGGCAATTACCCACAAGCCGCACTATCGTGCTGTTGTGCCTCGCCCCTTGGGAGAACTCGAAGACGCCGTCATGACGCGGGTGTGGCAGTGGAACCGCCCGGTCACCGTTCGGGAAGTGCTGGAAGACCTCCAGCAGGAACGGTCCATCGCGTACACCACGGTCATGACCGTTATGGACAATCTTCATCAGAAGGGCTGGGTCCGCCGGGAAGCGGAAGGCCGCGCCTATCGATATACGGCGGTCTCCACCCGTGCCGCCTACTCGGCCGCACTGATGAACGAAGCCTGGTCGACGAGCGACAACCCCGCGGCCGCCCTCGTCGCCTTCTTCGGCATGATGTCCGCGGAACAGCGGGAAGCCCTCAGGGACGCCGTTCGGATCGTCCAGCACGACGACGAGTCCGCCGAGTCCGCGGCCGAGTCGGCGGCCGAGACCGCCGCCGAGTCCGCGGCCGAAGCCCCCGCGCCGGCCGAAGCCGAAGGGGACTCCGCCGAGCGTCCGGGCACACCGGGGCGATAACGTCCGGGGCCATGGGAGAGTTTTCCGCTGCACACGCAGAAACAGTCACGATCCGCCGTGCCCGCACCGGTGATGTTCCCGCGCTGAGGCGCCTGCTCGACCAGTACGTGCAGCAGCGGATCCTGCTCGACAAAGCCCCCGTCGTCCTTTACGAGGACATCCAGGAGTTCTGGGTCGCGGAACGCGACTCCGACGGCCAGGTCGTCGGCTGCGGAGCTCTCCACGTGATGTGGGAAGACCTCGCCGAAGTGCGCACTCTGGCGGTCGACCGCGACTTGAAGGGTGCGGGCGTCGGTCATCAGGTACTGGCGCAGTTGTTGCGGACGGCCCGCGAGCTCGGGGTGAGCCGGGTTTTCTGCCTCACCTTCGAAGTGGACTTCTTCGCGAAGCACGGCTTCGTCGAGATCGGCGAGACCCCGGTGGAGACCGATGTCTACATGGAGCTCCTGCGTTCCTATGACGAGGGCGTCGCCGAGTTCCTCGGTCTCGAACGAGTGAAGCCGAACACCTTGGGTAACAGTCGGATGCTTCTGCACCTCTGAGCGATCAACGCGGCTTTTCCGGCGTCCACCCGCCTGTGGCCTATGTCCGAATCGCGCACGTTTCCCTCCCTGTTGCGGTCTCGAACCTCTCGCCGGGGGGTTTGTGTTTTCCAGGCAAAAGCGGTTTCCTTTCCGCGTACTGCTTTTCTATGAAAGGAAATCCCGGTGGCACAGAAGGTTCAGGTCCTTCTTGTCGACGACCTCGACGGTGTCGAGGCGGACGAGACGGTGACGTTCGCTCTGGACGGCAAGACCTACGAGATCGACCTCACCACCGCCAACGCTGAAAAGCTCCGCGGTCTGCTCGACCCGTACACCAAGGGCGGCCGCCGCACCGGTGGGCGCGCCACCGCGGCCCGCGCCAAGGGCCGCGCCTCCGCGACGACCGGTAACCCGGACACCGCCGAGATCCGCGCATGGGCGAAGGAGAACGGTTACAGCGTGAACGACCGGGGCCGCGTCCCGGCCGAGATCCGCGAGGCCTACGAGAAGGCCAAGGGCTGACCGGACCGGATCGTACGGCGCCGTAGGCGGGCGCGGTGGCATTCCGTCGCCGCGGCGGCCACCAGGCGTACGAGATCGGGCCGACGGGTGGGCCCGGCGCCTTCCCCGAGGCCCGGCAGGGCGGGCAGCAGCGCCTCACAGCCCTGCTCGGGGGGTCGCAGCCACACGGCGGCTCCCCGGGGGTCGGGGGCCTCACCGGGGGGAGCGGGGGCGGTGATCCGGCCACCCGCACCCAGGCCGGTGAGCTCCAGGTCGACCCCGCCCCACTCCAGCCAGTCGAGCAGCCCCTCCAGCTCCTCCGCGCCCCCCGCGGCCACCAGGAACCGCATCCGGCGCCCCATGAGGGCCACCGGCCCGGTGGCGACGGGCCTGCGGAGCAGCGCCGCGCCGGCGTCGGACGGCAGCTCCAGCACGTCGAACCGGGTCCCGGTGACGAGCTGGCCGGGCGGGCCGCCCGTAACGGCCCAGCCGAGCACGCGCCGGTACCAGGAGGCGTGCGCGGCTTCCCCGGCCGGAACGCGGGGCAGCGGGACGGTGGGGGCGCCGACGGTGCTGAAGGCCATGTCCGGAGCAACTCCCCAAACGGCTGCGGGTTACGGCCGGGGCACCTCCCGGCGGCAGCCGGGAGAGTGACACACGGCACCCGGATCAATGCGGAACGTAAACATCCGCGGGGTGGAGTCCCACATTCGGGACGCAAGCGTGTTCGCCCTTAGCGGAGGGAAGTGGTGCCGCGGGCATGGAGTGTCAGTCCTTACGGGTAAGACATTCCTAGTGGATCGGGGCGACACGCTGATTTGAGCGGCTTCCGTTCGCCATCGGCGTACACGCATGACGGGTATCTGCCTGGCCTGCGGGAACATCGTCTCGCACCATCGGGTTGGAGCAGTTGTCGGCTCTTCAAGCCGGTTTTCCTCGCAGATGTGGGGGTGAGCCGCGGACGGATGTCGGCAGTTGGAATGAGCTGTCCCGCCCCGCGGGACTAGCATGCGGAAGGACAGGGCGGGGACCGACCCCGAACTGCCCGACCGCTCTGAGGAGCGATAAACGATGTTCGAGAGGTTCACCGACCGCGCGCGGCGGGTTGTCGTCCTGGCTCAGGAAGAAGCCCGGATGCTCAACCACAACTACATCGGCACCGAGCACATCCTCCTGGGCTTGATCCACGAGGGTGAGGGTGTCGCCGCTAAGGCCCTGGAGAGCCTCGGGATTTCGCTCGAGGCTGTTCGCCAGCAGGTTGAGGAGATCATCGGTCAGGGGCAGCAGGCCCCGTCCGGCCACATCCCCTTCACCCCGCGGGCGAAGAAGGTCCTGGAGCTGTCGCTCCGAGAGGCCCTCCAGCTCGGCCACAACTACATCGGCACCGAGCACATCCTGCTCGGCCTGATCCGCGAGGGCGAGGGCGTCGCCGCCCAGGTCCTCGTGAAGCTGGGCGCCGATCTCAACCGAGTCCGGCAGCAGGTCATCCAGCTGCTCTCCGGCTACACCGGCGGAGGCAAGGAGTCGGCCACGGCCGGCGGCCCGGCCGAGGGCACGCCCTCGACCTCGCTCGTCCTGGACCAGTTCGGCCGCAACCTCACCCAGGCGGCCCGCGAATCCAAGCTCGACCCGGTCATCGGGCGCGAGAAGGAGATCGAGCGGGTCATGCAGGTGCTGTCCCGCCGTACCAAGAACAACCCGGTCCTCATCGGCGAGCCCGGCGTCGGCAAGACCGCCGTCGTCGAGGGCCTGGCCCAGGCGATCGTCAAGGGCGAGGTCCCCGAGACCCTCAAGGACAAGCACCTCTACACGCTTGACCTGGGTGCCCTGGTCGCCGGTTCCCGCTACCGCGGTGACTTCGAGGAGCGCCTGAAGAAGGTGCTCAAGGAGATCCGCACCCGCGGCGACATCATCCTGTTCATCGACGAGCTCCACACCCTCGTGGGTGCGGGCGCCGCCGAGGGCGCGATCGACGCCGCCAGCATCCTCAAGCCCATGCTGGCCCGTGGTGAGCTCCAGACCATCGGTGCCACGACGCTGGACGAGTACCGCAAGCACCTCGAGAAGGACGCGGCCCTCGAGCGCCGCTTCCAGCCGATCCAGGTGGCGGAGCCTTCCCTCCCCCACACGATCGAGATCCTCAAGGGCCTGCGCGACCGCTACGAGGCCCACCACCGCGTCTCCATCACGGACGAGGCCCTCGTCCAGGCGGCGACGCTGGCGGACCGGTACATCTCGGACCGCTTCCTCCCGGACAAGGCGATCGACCTGATCGACGAGGCCGGCTCCCGGATGCGCATCCGCCGGATGACCGCGCCGCCGGACCTCCGCGAGTTCGACGAGAAGATCGCGGCCGTGCGCCGCGACAAGGAGTCGGCCATCGACTCCCAGGACTTCGAGAAGGCGGCGTCTCTCCGTGACAAGGAGAAGCAGCTGCTGGCGGCGAAGGCCAAGCGCGAGAAGGAATGGAAGGCCGGCGACATGGACGTCGTCGCCGAGGTCGACGGCGAGCTCATCGCCGAAGTCCTCGCGACCGCGACCGGCATTCCCGTCTTCAAGCTCACCGAGGAGGAGTCCTCGCGACTGCTCCGCATGGAGGACGAGCTCCACCGTCGGGTCATCGGCCAGAAGGACGCCATCAAGGCGCTCTCGCAGGCGATCCGCCGTACCCGTGCGGGTCTGAAGGACCCGAAGCGCCCGGGTGGCTCGTTCATCTTCGCCGGTCCGTCCGGTGTCGGTAAGACCGAGCTCTCCAAGACGCTCGCCGAATTCCTCTTCGGTGACGAGGACGCGCTGATCTCCCTCGACATGTCGGAGTTCAGCGAGAAGCACACGGTTTCCCGTCTCTTCGGTTCGCCCCCCGGCTACGTGGGCTACGAAGAGGGCGGCCAGCTCACCGAGAAGGTGCGCCGGAAGCCGTTCTCCGTCGTCCTCTTCGACGAGGTCGAGAAGGCCCACCCGGATATCTTCAATTCCCTTCTCCAGATCCTGGAGGACGGTCGCCTGACCGACTCCCAGGGCCGGGTCGTGGACTTCAAGAACACGGTCATCATCATGACGACCAACCTGGGTACCCGGGACATCTCGAAGGGCTTCAACCTGGGCTTCGCGGCCCAGGGCGACACCAAGACCGGCTACGAGCGGATGAAGGCGAAGGTCAACGAAGAGCTCAAGCAGCACTTCCGGCCCGAGTTCCTCAACCGCGTCGACGACACGGTCGTCTTCCACCAGCTCACCGAGGAAGACATCATCCAGATCGTCGACCTGATGATCGCGAAGGTCGACGAGCGCCTGAAGGACCGCGACATGGGCATCGAGCTGAGCGGTGACGCGAAGCTCCTGCTCGCCAAGCGCGGCTACGACCCGATCATGGGTGCCCGGCCGCTGCGCCGGACCATCCAGCGCGAGATCGAGGACCTGCTGTCGGAGAAGATCCTCTTCGGCGAGCTGCGTCCCGGTCAGATCGTGGTCGTCGGCAAGGAGGGTGAGGGCGACGACGCCAAGTTCACCTTCCGCGGCGAGGAGAAGTCGGCTCTGCCGGACCTCCCCCCGATCGAGGCCACGGGCTCCGGCCCGGACCTGTCGAAGGGCGCGTAACCACCGCGGGGCGGTAGCAGTACGAAGGGGCGGCCCCGGGACCGAGAGGTTCCGGGGCCGCCCCTTTTCCGCGAACGCGTTTTACGAACGGATCACCTTGATGTGCGAGGGGAGCAGGGCGCGGACGGCCGCCTCGTCGAAATCCCCGGACAGGACCCGCAGCCGGGGGAAGATCGCGGGCAGTCGGCGGGCGAGGTCCAGGCCACCGTCGAACGCCCGGGGCACGTGGAGCTCCTCCACCGACGGCATGCACAGGCCGTCGGGGGCGAGACGGAGGGCGGAGCCCGTGACGGCCAGCTCGGCCAGCTCCGTGAGCGGTGCGAGCTCCTGCCACTCGCCCGGGTGGCGCGGGGCCCAGCACTCCCCGAGGGAGACGGACCGCAGTCGGCGGTGGCGGGACAAGCCGACGGGTCCCGCGTCCTCGGGCGTCACCGAGTAGAGGTTGACGCTGTTCAGTGCCACTCCGGGGGCGAAGCCGTCCAGTGACCAGGGCGCGTGGGTGCCGCGGAGCACGAGGTCGCGCAGGGAGGTCCAGTCGGCGAGGACGGGGCCCAGCGGCAGGCTGCGGCCGCGCAGGTCGAGCACGGCCGACCGGACGGGCAGCCCCCTCAGCCCGTCCAGGTTCCGGAGCCCGGAGCAGTGCGAGATCTCGACGGAGACCAGTGCGTCCTGCCCCTTCAGGAAATCGAGGTCGGTGAGCAGGTCGTTGCCGCGCACGGTCAGGTACTCGGCTTTGACTTCCCGGAGGTACGCGGTGAGGGCCTCGCCCGTCACCTCGCCGACCACGTTCAGGTCCCGCCGGGGCGAGAAGTCGGCCAGGGCGGCCAGCTCCTCGTCCGAGACGGCCGTGACGTTCTGGTCCGGGGGAAGGAGGGAGATGACCTCCGCGGCGTACCGGCGCGTCTCGAAGCGCGGCCAGAGCCTGGCCAGCTCCGCGCGGACCTCGTAGGAGGGGTGGCCGCCGTAGCGGGCCAGGAAGGGGATCGCGCGCTCCGACAGCACCCCGCCCGCCGCCTGGACCGTGTACAGGGCCGCCGCGCCGTCGGGGGCCTCCTCGGGCGGCGGGAGCAGCTCCAGGACCAGCGGTCCGATCCGCCCCAGCTCGCGCGCCGTGCCCACGACGGTGGGCGGGATCAGCCGGCCCGCCTGCCGCTCCACCTCCGCGCGCAGTACGGGGTCCAGCTCGTCCGCGTACTCCAGGGAGGCCAGGGCGAGCAGGACCGACCGGTGCGAGCCGCGGGCCAGCAGCTCCCGGATGATCCCGGCGCGGTCGCGGGGGCGGCCCTGGGCCACCGCCATGCGGATGACGTCCTCCCACTGGTCGTCGTCCGCGTGGGCGGCCAGCTCGCCGAAGCTGCCCTCGTCCAGGGCCGCCCGGGCGCCCAGGAAGTCCTGGAAGGTGCGGTGGACGAACTCGACGGTGTCCGCCGTGGGCGCCCGCAGCAGCCCGGAGCGCTCCAGGAAGTGCCGGAACACCGCCGGGGCCTCGCCCAGTACGCGGACGGCGGGTACGGCGGGCAACGCGTCCGCGATCAGCGCCTCGGCCCGGTCCCGGTCCAGCTCGGTGCGCCCGTTGCGGATCAGCCAGTACGCGAGCCGCTGGAGCAGCTGGAGCTGGGGCTCCTCGGCCAGGTCCGGCAGCCGCAGGCCCCGCTCGCGGTCCCGGCGGTGCAGCAGCATCGACAGGGCGGCCGTGTAGAGCTCCTTGCGGCCCGAGGGCAGGAAGCCGCGCCGTTCGCGGTGCAGGGCGCAGATGAGCCCGCACAGCAGCGGATTGGTGGCCAGCCGGGCCAGGTCCGGCTTGGTGCGTACGGACTCCAGCAGCCGGCCCTCCAGCGCCGGGTCGACCGGTGCGGCCGCCGCGTGCCAGCGGGTGACGAAGGCGCGGACGTGGTCCGGGGTCATCGGGGTGAGGAGCACCTCGTCGAAGCCTTCCGCGCCGAGCCAGTCCTGCCGGACCGCCGAGGGCCGGGAGGTGACCAGCCAGCGGTTGCCCGGGTAGGCGGTGATCAGGTCGGCCAGCCAGTCGCGGGCCCGGTCCCGCTCGGCTGCCGGGATCTCGTCGAAGCCGTCCACCAGGAGCAGCGCGCGGCCGCCGCGCAGGACGCGGGCGGCCCAGCCGTCGGGGGCCGCCCCGTCCAGCGGGGTCGCCGCCAGGAACTCGCGCGGCGAGGGCAGCCGCTCGCCGTGGCGGTGAGGGTGCGCAGGGGGAGGACGTACGGGACGAGGCCCTCCCCGGGGCCGCGCGCGGCGGCGACGGCCAGCCACTGGATGAGGGTGGTCTTGCCGGATCCGGCTTCGCCGCGCAGCAGGATCCGGTGGTGCTCGGTGAGGAGCGCGTCCGCGGGCAGGGTGCGGCGGGCGACGCTCTCGCCCGGCTCGTCCGGCGCGGCGCGGTCGGCCTCCAACGAGACGTACGCCGCGGCCAGCGGCCAGCGGCCAGCGGCCAGCGGGCGGAGCCGGGGGCCAGGTCCAGGCCGAAGATGGTGAGGGCGCTTTGGGGGAGATCCAATGGCCCCCGGCCGGTGACAAGCCGCACAGGACAAAT from Streptomyces sp. NBC_00190 harbors:
- a CDS encoding DUF397 domain-containing protein; the encoded protein is MTAQPTWQKSSFCGEGDACVYVSAAPGTLVRVADHADPAHLVLATTQAAWAEFLRAVKETG
- a CDS encoding BlaI/MecI/CopY family transcriptional regulator, whose amino-acid sequence is MPRPLGELEDAVMTRVWQWNRPVTVREVLEDLQQERSIAYTTVMTVMDNLHQKGWVRREAEGRAYRYTAVSTRAAYSAALMNEAWSTSDNPAAALVAFFGMMSAEQREALRDAVRIVQHDDESAESAAESAAETAAESAAEAPAPAEAEGDSAERPGTPGR
- a CDS encoding amino-acid N-acetyltransferase — protein: MGEFSAAHAETVTIRRARTGDVPALRRLLDQYVQQRILLDKAPVVLYEDIQEFWVAERDSDGQVVGCGALHVMWEDLAEVRTLAVDRDLKGAGVGHQVLAQLLRTARELGVSRVFCLTFEVDFFAKHGFVEIGETPVETDVYMELLRSYDEGVAEFLGLERVKPNTLGNSRMLLHL
- a CDS encoding histone-like nucleoid-structuring protein Lsr2 produces the protein MAQKVQVLLVDDLDGVEADETVTFALDGKTYEIDLTTANAEKLRGLLDPYTKGGRRTGGRATAARAKGRASATTGNPDTAEIRAWAKENGYSVNDRGRVPAEIREAYEKAKG
- a CDS encoding SCO3374 family protein, which translates into the protein MAFSTVGAPTVPLPRVPAGEAAHASWYRRVLGWAVTGGPPGQLVTGTRFDVLELPSDAGAALLRRPVATGPVALMGRRMRFLVAAGGAEELEGLLDWLEWGGVDLELTGLGAGGRITAPAPPGEAPDPRGAAVWLRPPEQGCEALLPALPGLGEGAGPTRRPDLVRLVAAAATECHRARLRRRTIRSGQPLAFS
- a CDS encoding ATP-dependent Clp protease ATP-binding subunit, coding for MFERFTDRARRVVVLAQEEARMLNHNYIGTEHILLGLIHEGEGVAAKALESLGISLEAVRQQVEEIIGQGQQAPSGHIPFTPRAKKVLELSLREALQLGHNYIGTEHILLGLIREGEGVAAQVLVKLGADLNRVRQQVIQLLSGYTGGGKESATAGGPAEGTPSTSLVLDQFGRNLTQAARESKLDPVIGREKEIERVMQVLSRRTKNNPVLIGEPGVGKTAVVEGLAQAIVKGEVPETLKDKHLYTLDLGALVAGSRYRGDFEERLKKVLKEIRTRGDIILFIDELHTLVGAGAAEGAIDAASILKPMLARGELQTIGATTLDEYRKHLEKDAALERRFQPIQVAEPSLPHTIEILKGLRDRYEAHHRVSITDEALVQAATLADRYISDRFLPDKAIDLIDEAGSRMRIRRMTAPPDLREFDEKIAAVRRDKESAIDSQDFEKAASLRDKEKQLLAAKAKREKEWKAGDMDVVAEVDGELIAEVLATATGIPVFKLTEEESSRLLRMEDELHRRVIGQKDAIKALSQAIRRTRAGLKDPKRPGGSFIFAGPSGVGKTELSKTLAEFLFGDEDALISLDMSEFSEKHTVSRLFGSPPGYVGYEEGGQLTEKVRRKPFSVVLFDEVEKAHPDIFNSLLQILEDGRLTDSQGRVVDFKNTVIIMTTNLGTRDISKGFNLGFAAQGDTKTGYERMKAKVNEELKQHFRPEFLNRVDDTVVFHQLTEEDIIQIVDLMIAKVDERLKDRDMGIELSGDAKLLLAKRGYDPIMGARPLRRTIQREIEDLLSEKILFGELRPGQIVVVGKEGEGDDAKFTFRGEEKSALPDLPPIEATGSGPDLSKGA
- a CDS encoding NACHT domain-containing protein, translating into MAGRRRRARPRGGPRPVRPPPAHPHRHGERLPSPREFLAATPLDGAAPDGWAARVLRGGRALLLVDGFDEIPAAERDRARDWLADLITAYPGNRWLVTSRPSAVRQDWLGAEGFDEVLLTPMTPDHVRAFVTRWHAAAAPVDPALEGRLLESVRTKPDLARLATNPLLCGLICALHRERRGFLPSGRKELYTAALSMLLHRRDRERGLRLPDLAEEPQLQLLQRLAYWLIRNGRTELDRDRAEALIADALPAVPAVRVLGEAPAVFRHFLERSGLLRAPTADTVEFVHRTFQDFLGARAALDEGSFGELAAHADDDQWEDVIRMAVAQGRPRDRAGIIRELLARGSHRSVLLALASLEYADELDPVLRAEVERQAGRLIPPTVVGTARELGRIGPLVLELLPPPEEAPDGAAALYTVQAAGGVLSERAIPFLARYGGHPSYEVRAELARLWPRFETRRYAAEVISLLPPDQNVTAVSDEELAALADFSPRRDLNVVGEVTGEALTAYLREVKAEYLTVRGNDLLTDLDFLKGQDALVSVEISHCSGLRNLDGLRGLPVRSAVLDLRGRSLPLGPVLADWTSLRDLVLRGTHAPWSLDGFAPGVALNSVNLYSVTPEDAGPVGLSRHRRLRSVSLGECWAPRHPGEWQELAPLTELAELAVTGSALRLAPDGLCMPSVEELHVPRAFDGGLDLARRLPAIFPRLRVLSGDFDEAAVRALLPSHIKVIRS